One genomic region from Nocardia vinacea encodes:
- a CDS encoding sn-glycerol-3-phosphate ABC transporter ATP-binding protein UgpC, translating into MATVTFDSATRLYPGSSKPAVDKLDLEIADGEFLVLVGPSGCGKSTSLRMLAGLEDVDDGRILIGANDVTHAEPKERDIAMVFQNYALYPHMTVAENMGFALKLAKVAKAEKERRVLEAAKLLDLEPYLARKPKALSGGQRQRVAMGRAIVRQPQVFLMDEPLSNLDAKLRVQTRTQIAQLQRRLGTTTVYVTHDQVEAMTMGDRVAVLKDGLLQQCATPRDLYRDPANVFVAGFMGSPAMNLFTLPVADGAVELGGATLPVPRSVADSAEGSVVVGVRPEHLEIGGAVDKSGIQMEVDVVEELGSDAYIYGRTIAEGATNGAGETIVARADWRNPPEKGTRVQLTPTPEHTYFFSAVDGRRLS; encoded by the coding sequence ATGGCCACCGTGACCTTCGATAGCGCGACCCGGCTCTACCCCGGCTCGTCCAAACCCGCCGTCGACAAGCTGGATCTGGAGATCGCCGACGGGGAATTCCTCGTGCTGGTCGGTCCGTCCGGCTGCGGTAAGTCGACCTCGCTGCGGATGCTCGCCGGACTCGAGGATGTCGACGACGGGCGCATTCTGATCGGCGCCAACGACGTCACGCACGCCGAACCCAAGGAACGCGATATCGCCATGGTGTTCCAGAACTACGCGCTCTACCCGCATATGACCGTCGCCGAGAATATGGGCTTCGCGCTCAAACTCGCCAAGGTCGCCAAGGCGGAGAAGGAGCGCCGGGTGCTGGAGGCGGCCAAACTGCTCGACCTCGAGCCGTATCTGGCCCGCAAGCCGAAGGCGCTGTCCGGCGGTCAGCGTCAGCGCGTCGCGATGGGCCGGGCGATCGTGCGCCAGCCGCAGGTATTCCTGATGGACGAGCCGCTGTCGAATCTGGACGCCAAGCTGCGGGTGCAGACCCGCACGCAGATCGCCCAGCTGCAGCGCCGTCTCGGCACCACCACCGTGTACGTCACGCACGACCAGGTCGAGGCGATGACCATGGGCGATCGGGTCGCGGTGCTCAAGGACGGCCTGCTGCAGCAGTGCGCGACACCGCGCGATCTGTACCGGGATCCGGCGAATGTGTTCGTCGCCGGATTCATGGGGTCGCCCGCAATGAATCTGTTCACGCTGCCGGTCGCCGACGGTGCGGTGGAGCTCGGCGGCGCCACGCTGCCGGTACCGCGGTCGGTTGCCGATTCCGCCGAGGGTTCGGTGGTGGTCGGCGTGCGGCCCGAGCATCTGGAGATCGGTGGGGCGGTGGACAAGTCGGGTATCCAGATGGAGGTCGACGTCGTCGAGGAGCTGGGCTCGGACGCGTACATCTACGGCCGCACGATTGCCGAGGGCGCGACGAACGGTGCGGGCGAAACCATTGTGGCGCGGGCGGATTGGCGCAACCCGCCGGAGAAGGGCACCCGGGTGCAGTTGACGCCCACACCGGAACACACCTACTTCTTCTCCGCCGTCGACGGTCGCCGCCTGTCCTGA
- a CDS encoding LLM class F420-dependent oxidoreductase, producing the protein MTRPVRIGVQLQPQHAPDYGLLRDAVLRAEDAGVDIAFNWDHFYPLTGDHNGAHFECWTMLGAWAEQTERIEIGALVTGGGYRNPDLLADMARTVDHISNGRLILGIGAGWFQKDYDEYGYEFGTPGTRLALLKANMARLTARLKKLNPQPTRDIPILIGGGGEKKTLRLVAQYADIWHTFADLDAIAHKNKVLTDHCADVGTDQAKIERSVQWPGAERAATFVEAGVSLFTIGVSGPKFDLSEVEQAVRWRDEVNPEPVRGLA; encoded by the coding sequence ATGACCCGACCGGTTCGAATCGGTGTACAGCTACAGCCCCAGCACGCCCCCGACTACGGACTCCTGCGCGACGCCGTGCTGCGTGCGGAGGATGCGGGCGTCGATATCGCCTTCAACTGGGATCACTTCTATCCGCTGACCGGCGACCACAACGGCGCGCATTTCGAATGCTGGACCATGCTCGGCGCCTGGGCCGAGCAGACCGAACGGATCGAGATCGGCGCGCTGGTCACCGGCGGCGGTTACCGCAATCCCGATCTGCTCGCCGATATGGCGCGCACGGTGGACCACATCAGCAATGGCCGACTCATTCTCGGCATCGGCGCGGGGTGGTTCCAGAAGGACTACGACGAATACGGCTATGAATTCGGTACGCCGGGAACCAGGCTCGCGCTGCTGAAGGCGAATATGGCCCGGCTGACCGCCCGGCTGAAGAAGCTGAATCCGCAGCCGACCCGCGATATCCCGATCCTGATCGGCGGTGGTGGCGAGAAGAAGACGCTGCGGCTGGTCGCGCAATACGCCGATATCTGGCACACCTTCGCCGACCTCGACGCGATCGCGCACAAGAACAAGGTGCTCACCGACCACTGCGCGGACGTCGGCACCGATCAGGCGAAGATCGAGCGCTCGGTGCAGTGGCCGGGTGCGGAGCGGGCGGCGACGTTCGTCGAGGCCGGGGTGAGTCTGTTCACCATCGGTGTGAGCGGGCCGAAGTTCGACCTGAGTGAGGTCGAGCAGGCGGTCCGTTGGCGTGACGAAGTGAATCCGGAGCCGGTCAGGGGTCTGGCCTAG